The following proteins are encoded in a genomic region of Rhodoferax aquaticus:
- the cbiB gene encoding adenosylcobinamide-phosphate synthase CbiB, with protein MMEFLFLPVLVCGIAVLVALAIDHFWGEPPVNLHPVVWMGNYLAWAGAKVQARTVADPLQRDLRAFAWGALAWCVGLALVLLVALLAQAGAALLFASLASSKQGPWVPADTHAQSLSWYGAVLVCGALLGLLLKPLLAWAMLRSEVLAVEDALSGPQGCLESGRQRLSWLVSRDVAALSESGVRESAIESLAENLNDSVVAPLFWFILAGLPGAAMYRFANTADAMWGYPGVYKGRNWACAGKWAARVDDVLSYVPARITAWLLALVSGGQTLTVLQAQARRTPSPNSGWPMAAMALGLGVCLQKPGVYVLNAQGRAPLRQDTLKAIVYARNSVLALVLIAQTAIVLVAFGWVV; from the coding sequence ATGATGGAGTTTCTGTTTCTTCCGGTGTTGGTGTGCGGCATCGCTGTGCTGGTGGCTTTGGCCATAGACCATTTTTGGGGCGAGCCGCCGGTGAATCTTCACCCCGTGGTGTGGATGGGCAACTATCTGGCATGGGCGGGAGCGAAAGTTCAGGCGCGTACCGTGGCAGACCCCTTGCAGCGTGACCTCCGGGCGTTTGCTTGGGGTGCCTTGGCCTGGTGCGTGGGTTTGGCATTGGTGCTGCTGGTGGCCCTGTTAGCCCAGGCGGGCGCGGCGCTGCTGTTTGCAAGCCTTGCCAGCAGCAAGCAAGGGCCGTGGGTTCCAGCGGATACGCATGCGCAGAGTTTGTCTTGGTATGGCGCTGTGCTTGTGTGTGGTGCCTTGCTTGGCCTGCTGCTCAAGCCCTTGCTCGCGTGGGCCATGCTGCGCAGTGAGGTCTTGGCTGTGGAAGATGCGCTCTCGGGCCCCCAAGGCTGTTTGGAGTCTGGCCGCCAACGCTTGAGTTGGTTGGTGAGCCGTGACGTGGCGGCCCTTAGTGAGTCGGGCGTGCGTGAGAGTGCCATTGAGTCTTTGGCCGAAAACCTCAATGACTCGGTGGTTGCGCCCTTGTTTTGGTTCATCTTGGCTGGTTTGCCTGGCGCGGCCATGTACCGCTTTGCCAATACGGCGGACGCCATGTGGGGCTACCCTGGGGTTTACAAAGGGCGCAACTGGGCTTGCGCGGGCAAGTGGGCTGCGCGTGTGGACGATGTGTTGAGCTATGTGCCCGCCCGCATCACGGCTTGGCTCTTGGCGCTGGTGTCTGGCGGGCAAACCCTGACGGTGTTGCAGGCCCAAGCCCGGCGCACACCCTCGCCCAACAGCGGTTGGCCCATGGCGGCCATGGCCCTAGGTTTGGGTGTCTGTTTGCAAAAGCCGGGCGTGTATGTCCTGAATGCGCAAGGGCGAGCGCCGCTGCGCCAAGATACCCTAAAGGCCATCGTTTATGCGAGAAATAGCGTGCTGGCGCTTGTTCTGATTGCGCAGACAGCTATAGTTTTGGTAGCGTTTGGATGGGTGGTTTGA
- a CDS encoding aminotransferase class I/II-fold pyridoxal phosphate-dependent enzyme, with the protein MTSHLNPGLARVHGGTDALGTVQHDFSTNSNACGPCPAAVAAVQAADATRYPDSTYTALRTTLAAFHGVDAWRIVLAASASEFIFRVTAWRRLQGASTVHLPPHAYGDYAAAAAAWGLQPTEGVDSADLVWACEPSSPLGQSHRNWPQDLARCAVVLDCAYAPLRLEGLPSLGPAQRQQVWQLFSPNKALGLTGVRAAYAIAPLHAQVEVSGLEALAPSWPVGVHGVAMLNAWAQPATAQWLASSLTTLRTWKAGQISALLSQGWELAPSEANYVCARPPQPADAQALCVSLRTHGIKVRDATSFGLSGWFRLGVLSPGAVEALVLQLQRES; encoded by the coding sequence ATGACTTCCCATCTGAATCCGGGGTTGGCGCGTGTGCATGGTGGCACCGATGCCTTGGGCACCGTTCAACACGATTTCTCCACCAACAGCAATGCCTGTGGGCCTTGTCCTGCCGCTGTGGCGGCGGTGCAGGCCGCAGACGCCACCCGGTACCCGGACTCCACCTACACGGCTTTGCGAACCACGCTGGCTGCTTTTCACGGGGTGGACGCCTGGCGCATTGTGTTGGCCGCGAGTGCCAGTGAGTTTATTTTCCGAGTGACGGCATGGCGACGTTTGCAGGGTGCAAGCACGGTGCACTTGCCTCCCCATGCCTACGGTGACTATGCCGCCGCTGCTGCCGCTTGGGGTTTGCAGCCTACTGAAGGAGTAGATAGTGCGGACCTTGTGTGGGCGTGTGAGCCGTCAAGCCCGCTGGGGCAGTCGCACCGCAACTGGCCCCAAGATTTGGCACGCTGCGCAGTGGTGCTGGACTGTGCCTATGCACCTTTGCGTTTGGAAGGGCTCCCGAGTTTGGGCCCTGCGCAGCGGCAGCAGGTGTGGCAACTTTTTTCACCTAACAAGGCATTGGGCTTGACGGGTGTGCGTGCGGCCTACGCCATTGCGCCGCTGCATGCCCAGGTCGAAGTGTCTGGCCTGGAGGCCTTAGCGCCGTCTTGGCCAGTGGGCGTGCATGGTGTGGCGATGCTTAACGCGTGGGCTCAACCAGCGACTGCGCAGTGGCTTGCCAGCAGTTTGACGACCTTGCGCACCTGGAAAGCGGGGCAAATCAGTGCGCTGCTGAGCCAAGGGTGGGAGCTAGCGCCTAGCGAGGCCAACTATGTGTGCGCGCGGCCCCCGCAGCCTGCCGATGCGCAGGCCTTGTGTGTAAGCTTGCGTACCCACGGAATCAAGGTACGCGATGCGACTTCCTTTGGTTTGAGCGGGTGGTTTCGGCTAGGCGTGCTGTCGCCGGGTGCAGTCGAAGCGTTGGTTCTACAACTTCAACGAGAAAGCTGA